One window from the genome of Spiractinospora alimapuensis encodes:
- a CDS encoding serine/threonine-protein kinase, which yields MVEPLLPNDPPHLGPYRVLGRLGAGGQGVVYLATSQDGTQVAIKTLGVDTTEDPTFLQRFAREADAARQVASFCTAAVLDADLTARPPYIVSEYVAGPSIAAAVRTRGPLTGGDLHRVAVAMATALMAIHEAGIVHRDLKPANVLLGDGGARVIDFGVARVSHGTGTATNTSIGTPAYMAPEQIAGDPITPKADVFSWGAVVAFAASGRQPFDGDSVPAILHQVLNGSPDLTGVPESLRDLVSAALNKDPNQRPSSTDVLMTLIGRADRPGTQEAATQVMREGAATAVAPMAGAAPTAVPPGTPQPPGQPATSDDGRPRGRRGPVVAAAAGGLVIGLLLGGVLGWTLSPSDAGPVADDAQAQDDQTDPEQSDAAAAEDTEADDPDDGDTDESPAEVPRFPAEYAGDWIGETPGVEWEASFSEGERSGTVESDDCDYDLLLTETTDEGFEGLMDSDDTGCHQHTFDLSLNNEVLTMNRAVDMAEETIQFERD from the coding sequence ATGGTGGAGCCGCTCCTCCCCAACGATCCGCCACATCTGGGCCCCTACCGGGTCCTGGGGCGACTCGGAGCGGGTGGCCAGGGAGTCGTGTACCTCGCGACCTCGCAGGACGGGACCCAGGTCGCCATCAAGACACTCGGCGTGGACACGACGGAGGACCCCACCTTCCTGCAACGGTTCGCCCGCGAGGCGGACGCGGCACGCCAGGTGGCGTCGTTCTGTACCGCGGCCGTGCTGGACGCCGACCTCACCGCGCGCCCGCCCTACATCGTCAGCGAATACGTGGCCGGGCCCTCGATCGCGGCGGCCGTCCGGACCCGTGGGCCGCTCACCGGCGGCGACCTCCACCGGGTGGCGGTCGCCATGGCCACCGCGCTCATGGCGATCCACGAGGCCGGCATCGTCCACCGCGACCTGAAGCCCGCCAACGTCCTCCTCGGCGACGGTGGGGCACGGGTGATCGACTTCGGCGTCGCCCGGGTCTCCCACGGAACCGGAACGGCGACCAACACCTCGATCGGGACACCGGCCTACATGGCGCCGGAACAGATCGCCGGCGACCCGATCACCCCGAAGGCGGACGTGTTCTCCTGGGGTGCCGTCGTCGCCTTCGCCGCCTCGGGCCGGCAACCCTTCGACGGGGACAGCGTGCCCGCGATCCTGCATCAGGTCCTCAACGGCTCTCCCGACCTGACCGGTGTGCCCGAGTCCCTGCGTGACCTCGTCTCCGCGGCCCTGAACAAGGACCCGAACCAGCGGCCTTCCTCCACCGACGTCCTCATGACCCTGATCGGCCGCGCTGACCGTCCCGGCACCCAGGAGGCGGCGACCCAGGTGATGCGAGAAGGAGCTGCCACCGCCGTCGCGCCCATGGCCGGCGCGGCACCGACGGCCGTCCCACCCGGAACCCCACAGCCCCCGGGGCAGCCGGCCACCTCCGACGACGGACGCCCCCGCGGGCGACGCGGGCCCGTCGTCGCGGCGGCGGCCGGGGGGCTCGTGATCGGGCTCCTTCTCGGTGGCGTGCTCGGCTGGACGCTCTCACCCTCGGACGCGGGACCGGTAGCCGACGACGCCCAGGCGCAGGACGACCAGACGGACCCGGAACAGAGCGACGCCGCGGCCGCCGAGGACACCGAGGCGGACGACCCCGATGACGGTGACACCGACGAGTCACCGGCCGAGGTCCCCCGATTCCCAGCCGAGTACGCCGGCGACTGGATCGGGGAGACACCGGGGGTGGAATGGGAGGCGTCGTTCTCGGAGGGCGAGCGCAGCGGAACCGTCGAGTCCGACGACTGTGACTATGACCTGCTCCTCACTGAGACAACCGACGAAGGTTTCGAAGGCCTGATGGACAGCGACGACACTGGCTGCCATCAGCACACCTTCGATCTCTCGCTAAACAACGAAGTTCTCACGATGAATCGTGCGGTGGACATGGCGGAGGAGACCATCCAGTTCGAGCGGGACTGA
- a CDS encoding propionyl-CoA synthetase, which translates to MGTYASVYERSLSDPEGFWLEAARSVDWERAPTRALDDSAPPFYRWFPDGELNTCYNALDRHVVAGRADQTALIWDSAMTGQVQRWTYAQLLERVAAFAGALRQRGVSTGDRVIIYMPMIPEAAMAMLACARIGAVHSVVFGGFSPKELAARIDDATPTAIVAASCGLEPSRTVVYQPIIDEALNLSEHDVDTVFMLQRERHPAELGGRYVDFKAALRDAYPAECVAVQATDPLYILYTSGTTGRPKGVVRDNGGHAVALHWSMGNIYDIHAGDVFWTASDVGWVVGHSYIVYAPLFVGATTVMYEGKPIGTPDAGAFWRVIADHGVKALFTAPTAFRAIKRMDPRAELLAEHDVSTLRTLFLAGERLDPETYAWANDILGIPVIDHWWQTETGWPICANLRGLDPMPPKPGSPTVPVPGFDLRVLDSSGAPTPPGRDGALCLRLPMPPGTLPTLWGDDERYRESYLSRFPGHYLTGDSGFVDDDGYVFVMGRTDDVINVAGHRLSTGSIEAVLAAHPAVAECAVIGVHDAVKGQLPHGLVVLKAGTTVDHGTLRADLVAAVRDQIGPVAAFRDVHVVDGLPKTRSGKILRRSMREIADRGDTVVPSTIEDPTVLDALRPTLRGEQEK; encoded by the coding sequence ATGGGCACGTACGCGAGCGTCTACGAGCGCAGCCTGTCCGACCCCGAGGGGTTCTGGTTGGAGGCCGCCAGAAGCGTCGACTGGGAGCGGGCGCCCACGCGGGCCCTGGACGACAGCGCGCCACCGTTCTACCGGTGGTTCCCCGACGGGGAGCTCAACACCTGCTACAACGCGCTGGACCGTCACGTGGTCGCCGGCCGCGCCGACCAGACCGCGCTCATCTGGGACTCCGCGATGACGGGACAGGTACAGCGCTGGACCTACGCGCAGCTCCTCGAGCGCGTCGCGGCGTTCGCCGGGGCTCTGCGCCAGCGTGGCGTGAGCACGGGGGACCGGGTCATCATCTACATGCCGATGATTCCCGAGGCGGCGATGGCCATGCTGGCCTGCGCGCGGATCGGCGCGGTGCACTCCGTGGTGTTCGGCGGGTTCTCCCCCAAGGAACTCGCCGCCCGGATCGACGACGCCACCCCCACCGCGATCGTGGCCGCCTCCTGCGGACTCGAGCCGTCCCGGACCGTCGTCTATCAGCCGATCATCGACGAGGCACTGAACCTCAGCGAGCACGACGTCGACACCGTCTTCATGCTGCAGCGCGAGCGGCATCCGGCGGAGCTCGGTGGCCGGTACGTGGACTTCAAGGCGGCGCTGCGCGACGCCTACCCGGCGGAGTGCGTGGCGGTCCAGGCCACCGACCCGCTCTACATCCTCTACACCTCGGGGACGACCGGCCGCCCCAAGGGGGTGGTGCGGGACAACGGAGGGCACGCCGTCGCCCTGCACTGGTCCATGGGCAACATCTACGACATCCACGCCGGTGACGTCTTCTGGACCGCCTCGGACGTGGGATGGGTCGTCGGACACTCCTACATCGTGTACGCGCCGCTGTTCGTGGGCGCGACGACGGTGATGTACGAGGGCAAGCCGATCGGCACCCCGGACGCGGGCGCGTTCTGGAGAGTCATCGCCGACCACGGCGTGAAGGCCCTGTTCACCGCGCCGACCGCCTTCCGCGCGATCAAGCGGATGGACCCACGCGCCGAACTGCTCGCCGAACACGACGTCAGCACTCTACGGACGCTGTTCCTCGCCGGCGAGCGGCTCGACCCCGAGACCTACGCGTGGGCCAACGACATCCTCGGCATCCCGGTGATCGACCACTGGTGGCAGACGGAGACCGGGTGGCCGATCTGCGCGAACCTGCGGGGCCTGGACCCGATGCCACCGAAACCGGGTTCGCCGACGGTTCCGGTGCCCGGCTTCGACCTCCGAGTGCTGGACTCCTCCGGCGCACCGACGCCGCCCGGACGTGACGGCGCGCTGTGCCTCCGCCTGCCGATGCCTCCTGGCACCCTGCCGACGTTGTGGGGCGACGACGAGCGGTACCGGGAGTCCTACCTCTCCCGCTTCCCCGGCCACTACCTCACCGGCGACAGCGGGTTCGTCGACGACGACGGGTACGTCTTCGTGATGGGGCGGACCGACGACGTCATCAACGTCGCGGGGCACCGCCTGTCGACCGGCTCCATCGAGGCCGTGCTCGCCGCGCATCCGGCGGTCGCCGAGTGCGCGGTGATCGGTGTGCACGACGCCGTGAAGGGGCAGCTCCCCCACGGGCTGGTGGTGCTCAAGGCGGGCACCACCGTGGACCACGGAACCCTGCGGGCCGATCTGGTCGCCGCGGTGCGCGACCAGATCGGCCCGGTCGCGGCGTTCCGCGACGTCCACGTGGTCGACGGCCTGCCCAAGACCCGCTCCGGGAAGATCCTGCGCAGGTCCATGCGCGAAATCGCCGACCGAGGCGACACCGTCGTCCCCTCCACCATCGAAGACCCCACCGTCCTGGACGCACTTCGACCCACTCTGCGCGGCGAACAGGAGAAGTAG